From the genome of Prevotella herbatica, one region includes:
- a CDS encoding SusC/RagA family TonB-linked outer membrane protein, whose amino-acid sequence MSNLLNLSRIRNIFFILGVLLCMSLSAAAQNRTITGIVTDASDGEPLIGATIMLPGNTSGGAVTDLDGNFKIIVPQSTKILTVSYVGYVSQQVSINGNNIVIKMQTDQKSLNEVVVIGYGTARRSDLTGSVSTVQSKDFNKGMVSSPEQLINGKVSGVQIMSNSGSATAGSTIRIRGGASLNASNDPLIVLDGVPLEQGGISGNSSNFLSMINPNDIESMTVLKDASSTAIYGSRASNGVIIITTKKGAEGKLKIAFNTTNSMQTRTKLIDMMSRNDFVNTIKSQGTTAQQALLGDANTDWNDQVYHTAFGTDNNLSLSGKVGFLPFRVSTGYMNQNGLVKNDNVGRWTGNVVLSPSFFQDHLKVTVNAKGTYNNNQFYNSNAIWAAATFNPTQPIYMSNQTYGGYYESLDASGLPVNGGVRNPLGLVDQNTSKSTVKRFIGSVDLDYKLHFFPDMKLHATMGTDISEGKGTVYVPLEAASNYSTYGLDYAYGPQKNTNRLLTLYANYSKNFEDIKSNVEATVGYDYQYWKSTTPAYATLDAKGDILSQVKASDYRHALLSYYGRLNYSYDGKYLVTATMRRDGTSRFSPDTRWGTFPSIALGWTLTQENWLKDNKVLNNLKLRASYGITGQQDGIGNYNYLPIYTQSVDGAQALMNGQYIYTYRPEAYVSNLKWETTSSWDFGLDFGFLDNRLSGSFDFYTRKTKDLLATVPSAAGTNFAKNILTNVGNVDSHGIEFSLNANPIKTKDWDWNISYNLTWQKMKVKNLSLVKGSTATNILVGPSIDSYQFQVLSEGYEPYMFYVYHQLYDQKTGKPIEGAYADLNHDGQINSSDLYRYKSPAPDYIMGLSSSLRYKKFTFSASFRANIGNYVYNGMAMSTGAWETVSYNSFQLNNLNNSYVKTGFKSRQYLSDYYVENASFLKLDNLSLSYNFGNVGKYISGLTLSALVQNVFTITKYTGVDPEVPNGMDNSFYPRPRTYSLSIGLQF is encoded by the coding sequence ATGAGTAACCTTCTAAATCTATCCCGAATAAGGAATATCTTCTTTATTTTGGGGGTGTTGCTTTGCATGTCATTATCTGCAGCAGCACAAAACAGAACTATTACAGGTATCGTTACTGACGCTAGCGATGGCGAACCACTTATCGGTGCAACCATTATGCTTCCAGGCAACACAAGTGGCGGAGCTGTAACAGATCTTGACGGAAACTTTAAGATTATCGTACCACAAAGTACAAAGATTCTTACTGTAAGTTATGTGGGATACGTTTCACAGCAAGTATCTATCAATGGTAACAATATTGTCATTAAGATGCAGACTGACCAGAAATCTCTTAATGAAGTTGTTGTAATCGGTTATGGTACGGCACGCAGAAGTGATCTTACTGGTAGTGTATCAACAGTTCAGTCTAAAGACTTTAATAAAGGTATGGTAAGCAGTCCTGAACAGCTTATCAATGGTAAAGTTTCGGGTGTACAGATCATGTCAAACAGTGGTTCTGCAACAGCTGGAAGTACGATCCGTATTCGTGGTGGAGCATCATTGAATGCAAGTAACGACCCACTTATCGTTCTTGACGGTGTGCCATTGGAGCAAGGTGGTATATCTGGAAATTCAAGTAATTTCCTCAGTATGATAAATCCAAACGACATTGAGAGTATGACCGTATTGAAAGATGCTTCTTCTACTGCCATATATGGTTCACGCGCATCAAACGGTGTTATCATCATCACAACAAAGAAAGGTGCTGAAGGTAAGCTAAAAATTGCTTTTAATACAACTAACAGCATGCAGACTCGCACAAAACTTATCGACATGATGAGTCGCAACGATTTTGTAAACACCATAAAGTCACAGGGAACAACAGCCCAGCAGGCTCTTCTTGGTGATGCTAATACCGACTGGAACGACCAAGTGTATCACACTGCTTTCGGAACTGATAATAACTTGAGTTTAAGTGGAAAAGTTGGTTTCCTGCCATTCCGTGTTTCTACTGGATATATGAACCAGAACGGATTAGTTAAGAATGACAATGTTGGTCGTTGGACTGGAAATGTAGTATTAAGCCCTAGTTTCTTTCAAGACCACTTGAAAGTAACTGTCAACGCAAAAGGTACATACAACAACAACCAATTTTATAATAGCAACGCAATATGGGCAGCAGCGACATTTAATCCTACTCAACCTATTTACATGAGTAACCAGACTTATGGCGGATATTATGAATCTCTTGACGCTTCAGGACTGCCAGTAAACGGTGGCGTAAGAAATCCATTAGGTCTTGTAGACCAAAACACATCAAAAAGTACGGTCAAGCGCTTCATCGGAAGTGTTGACCTCGATTATAAGCTCCATTTCTTCCCCGACATGAAATTGCACGCGACAATGGGTACTGATATCTCTGAAGGTAAGGGAACAGTATATGTACCATTAGAGGCTGCTTCAAATTATTCAACTTACGGACTTGATTATGCTTACGGTCCGCAGAAAAACACAAACCGTCTTCTTACACTCTATGCAAACTATAGCAAGAACTTTGAAGATATAAAGAGCAATGTAGAGGCAACTGTAGGTTATGACTACCAATACTGGAAGAGCACAACCCCAGCTTATGCTACATTGGATGCAAAGGGTGACATTCTATCACAGGTAAAGGCAAGTGACTATCGTCATGCATTGCTTTCTTACTATGGTCGTCTGAACTATTCTTATGACGGGAAATATCTTGTTACTGCAACTATGCGCCGTGACGGCACATCACGTTTCTCCCCAGACACACGTTGGGGAACATTCCCTTCTATTGCTTTGGGATGGACACTGACTCAGGAAAATTGGTTAAAGGATAACAAAGTGCTCAATAATCTTAAACTGCGCGCAAGCTATGGTATTACTGGCCAGCAGGATGGTATAGGCAACTACAACTATCTGCCTATATACACTCAGAGCGTTGACGGCGCACAAGCACTAATGAACGGACAATACATATATACATATCGTCCAGAGGCATACGTTTCAAATCTTAAATGGGAAACAACATCATCATGGGATTTCGGACTTGATTTCGGATTCCTCGACAATCGTCTTTCTGGAAGTTTCGACTTTTATACAAGAAAGACAAAAGACCTTTTAGCAACAGTACCTTCAGCTGCAGGAACAAACTTTGCTAAGAATATTCTTACAAATGTGGGTAACGTAGACAGCCACGGTATTGAGTTCTCTCTTAACGCCAATCCTATTAAGACTAAGGACTGGGATTGGAACATAAGCTACAACCTTACTTGGCAGAAAATGAAAGTTAAGAACCTCTCTTTAGTAAAGGGAAGCACCGCAACCAACATTCTTGTAGGTCCAAGCATTGACTCTTATCAATTCCAGGTATTATCAGAGGGTTATGAACCTTATATGTTCTATGTTTATCATCAGCTTTATGACCAGAAAACTGGCAAACCTATTGAGGGTGCATACGCCGACTTAAATCACGACGGACAGATAAACTCTTCTGATTTGTATCGTTACAAGTCTCCAGCCCCTGATTATATTATGGGATTAAGTTCATCTTTACGTTATAAGAAGTTTACTTTCAGCGCAAGTTTCCGTGCAAACATAGGCAACTATGTATATAACGGAATGGCAATGAGCACAGGCGCATGGGAAACCGTAAGCTACAACTCATTCCAATTGAATAATCTGAATAACAGTTATGTAAAGACTGGTTTCAAATCTCGCCAGTATTTGTCTGACTATTATGTAGAGAATGCATCATTCCTGAAATTGGATAATTTAAGCCTCAGCTATAATTTCGGAAATGTAGGAAAGTATATATCTGGACTTACATTATCTGCTTTGGTTCAGAATGTATTCACTATCACAAAATATACAGGCGTAGACCCAGAGGTACCAAACGGAATGGATAATTCTTTCTATCCTCGTCCACGCACTTATTCACTTAGCATTGGTCTTCAATTCTAA
- a CDS encoding two-component regulator propeller domain-containing protein: protein MKIIYQTLFISIVLLMCSIKGNAVPYRFDNMHIDGTSTVCSFTQDESGMMWLGTENGLYSYDGYNFYPHFQRRDIANSRVHSLCMRNGMIYLGTENGLMIYDIHAGRYVEKAMNGPHDIRAMLMMHDRMLLGTSRGLFIKKGNSVRYAAEYGISQTVYSLLNTHWGQLVGTINGLYVINGNHARRIMIGAGRQPLVNAIIADKHNNIWVGTEGALYSWNGRSFIPVLPLMGNSVKTLVIDAKDNLLAGTDNGLYVISSNGHVTRVIHDARSQESLANNIVWSLYRDRFNNIWIGTDNGMSMFSGLSFYSYTSLADITQSGDGNCLHYIYRDSRGTMWMGGTDGLLRYDNHNGIYDHVSWFRQNSPISPLSHNRVRRIYEDVDGDIWVATDHGINWYDRKSGQFHNFIILDKIGRYSTAWAYDMVLDSRKRLWIAAYMGGVFVIDKRRLLYSHGTVIADHHISDGKGKLLNIHVGQLNIDAKGNIWALVYGSGMACINPVNFKVRTVMPQRSISYMMADSRGRIWAGYDGGVTMINPYTGKTTDHKFTDGFTSDRVVSMVDAGGQIWALGEQTCRIINMNGSDRHFRIPGITALTASYSPRDKMVYIGGNDGFVSVAPSVFSGKVKTHKLMLTSLLVNGHEYVNDECDIRFADEVNLKYNENNISFHLSDMPYNNSPQAIYVYKLEGSDNDWRNLDSRNGEIQYNALEYGNYRLLVKNIDNASDDAFVYSLDVIISPPWYLSIWAKIFYVILIIALLRWIMNFYAVKKNLKLERIARQRIMEQAQARTRFFAHLSSELKIPLARILSPVYNLLASDNTKNSELEDIRNGASTINRLIYKSLDADSDDREMIKPQIVTIDAVSYLKYLAADIRKRCNGGMRVDSDVTMLYIDVDVVRWDIVFNALLEFVQRHSDNDSESVITLRSDVEKQLLSISVANRTMHIKDAERQFIFEKYNPGSNDADNVSSGLFMVKKYIEFGKGSVSFDRNSVGTWVFRTHFPLDRKAAHSINSGEQEPADKLFAKAVAVIEAHISDSEFNVTSLQNELGVGNKLLYRRIKQITGMTPVEYIRDIRMKKAALLLREGKYSVSEVMFMVGFSNTGYFSKCFQKAFGMTPTEFGKGIK from the coding sequence ATGAAAATCATATATCAGACATTGTTTATAAGCATTGTGCTGCTAATGTGCAGCATTAAGGGAAATGCCGTGCCATATAGATTTGATAATATGCATATTGACGGAACTTCTACCGTTTGCAGTTTCACGCAGGATGAAAGCGGAATGATGTGGCTTGGAACCGAAAACGGACTGTATAGTTATGACGGTTATAATTTCTATCCACATTTTCAGAGAAGGGATATCGCAAATTCACGTGTACATTCTTTATGTATGCGCAACGGAATGATATATTTGGGAACTGAAAATGGACTCATGATTTATGATATTCATGCCGGGAGATATGTAGAAAAAGCTATGAATGGACCGCATGATATACGTGCAATGCTGATGATGCACGACAGAATGTTGCTGGGAACATCACGTGGACTTTTTATAAAGAAAGGAAATAGCGTAAGATATGCTGCGGAATATGGAATCAGTCAGACTGTCTATTCACTGCTCAATACTCATTGGGGACAACTTGTTGGTACAATCAATGGACTATACGTCATCAATGGCAATCACGCACGCAGAATAATGATAGGTGCGGGAAGGCAACCACTTGTAAATGCGATAATTGCAGATAAGCATAATAATATATGGGTGGGAACGGAAGGTGCTTTATACAGTTGGAATGGGCGATCGTTTATCCCAGTTCTCCCTCTGATGGGAAATTCTGTCAAGACTCTTGTCATTGATGCTAAGGATAATTTGCTTGCCGGAACAGACAATGGCTTGTATGTCATCTCTTCAAATGGTCATGTAACGCGTGTAATACATGATGCGCGCTCACAAGAATCACTTGCCAATAACATCGTGTGGTCACTTTATCGTGACCGGTTTAATAATATATGGATAGGCACAGATAATGGAATGTCTATGTTCTCAGGCTTATCTTTCTATAGTTATACTTCTCTTGCTGACATTACGCAAAGTGGAGATGGTAACTGCCTGCACTATATTTATCGCGACAGTAGGGGCACCATGTGGATGGGTGGCACAGATGGATTGTTGAGATACGACAACCATAATGGTATATATGATCATGTTTCATGGTTTAGGCAGAATTCGCCGATTTCACCGCTGTCTCATAATCGTGTGCGTCGTATCTATGAGGATGTTGATGGTGATATTTGGGTAGCAACAGATCATGGAATTAATTGGTATGACAGAAAGAGTGGACAGTTTCACAACTTCATTATATTAGACAAGATCGGACGTTATTCCACAGCATGGGCGTATGATATGGTGCTTGACAGTCGCAAGCGCTTATGGATTGCCGCATATATGGGAGGTGTGTTTGTGATTGATAAGCGTAGACTCCTTTATTCTCATGGTACAGTCATCGCGGATCATCATATTTCTGATGGAAAGGGTAAACTATTAAATATACATGTTGGTCAACTTAATATTGATGCAAAAGGAAATATCTGGGCTCTTGTTTATGGTAGTGGCATGGCATGCATAAATCCGGTTAATTTCAAGGTGCGAACTGTAATGCCGCAGCGCAGCATCAGCTATATGATGGCGGATAGTCGTGGACGTATCTGGGCTGGATATGACGGTGGTGTAACAATGATAAATCCATATACAGGAAAGACGACGGACCATAAATTTACAGATGGTTTCACTTCCGACCGTGTAGTTTCTATGGTTGATGCCGGAGGACAGATTTGGGCTCTTGGAGAGCAGACTTGCCGCATCATCAATATGAATGGAAGCGACCGACATTTCCGCATACCTGGAATCACAGCTCTCACTGCTAGTTATTCTCCACGCGACAAGATGGTTTACATTGGTGGTAATGACGGCTTTGTTAGCGTTGCACCTTCTGTGTTCTCTGGAAAGGTGAAGACCCATAAACTAATGCTTACTTCATTGCTCGTTAACGGACATGAATATGTAAATGACGAATGTGATATACGCTTTGCTGACGAAGTAAACTTGAAATACAATGAGAATAATATCTCATTTCACCTTTCAGATATGCCTTACAATAATAGTCCACAAGCTATTTATGTCTACAAGCTTGAAGGTAGCGATAACGACTGGAGAAACCTTGACAGCAGAAATGGTGAAATACAATATAATGCACTGGAATATGGTAACTACAGATTGTTGGTGAAGAATATTGACAATGCTTCAGATGATGCATTTGTGTATAGTCTTGATGTTATCATATCTCCACCTTGGTATCTTTCCATTTGGGCTAAGATATTCTATGTAATTCTTATTATCGCACTTTTGCGCTGGATAATGAACTTCTATGCTGTTAAGAAGAATCTGAAACTTGAACGTATCGCAAGGCAACGCATCATGGAACAGGCTCAAGCTCGTACTCGTTTCTTTGCTCACCTGAGCAGTGAACTTAAAATTCCTTTGGCAAGGATTCTTTCGCCTGTATATAATCTACTTGCTTCTGATAATACAAAGAACTCCGAACTGGAGGATATACGCAACGGGGCATCTACTATCAATAGACTTATTTATAAGTCACTTGATGCAGACAGTGATGATCGTGAAATGATAAAACCACAGATTGTCACGATTGATGCTGTGAGCTATCTTAAATATCTTGCAGCTGATATTCGTAAAAGATGTAATGGCGGTATGCGTGTAGACAGTGATGTCACAATGCTTTATATTGATGTAGATGTTGTGCGCTGGGATATCGTGTTCAATGCTCTTCTTGAGTTTGTTCAGCGACATTCAGATAATGATTCCGAGAGCGTTATAACATTGCGTAGTGACGTAGAAAAACAGTTGCTTTCTATTTCGGTTGCTAATCGCACTATGCATATTAAAGATGCAGAACGACAGTTTATATTCGAGAAATACAATCCTGGGAGTAACGATGCCGACAATGTGTCTTCGGGACTCTTCATGGTAAAGAAATATATTGAGTTTGGCAAAGGTTCTGTTTCTTTTGACCGTAATTCAGTAGGAACTTGGGTCTTTAGAACACATTTCCCACTTGATAGAAAAGCTGCTCATTCCATAAACAGTGGTGAACAGGAACCAGCTGATAAATTGTTTGCAAAGGCTGTAGCCGTTATTGAAGCGCATATCAGCGATTCCGAGTTCAATGTTACTAGTCTGCAAAATGAATTAGGAGTTGGAAACAAATTGCTTTATCGTCGCATCAAACAAATAACCGGCATGACACCAGTTGAATACATTCGTGACATAAGGATGAAGAAAGCCGCACTGTTGCTTCGTGAAGGTAAATATTCTGTGTCAGAGGTGATGTTCATGGTTGGTTTCTCCAATACGGGATATTTCTCAAAGTGTTTCCAAAAAGCATTTGGAATGACACCTACTGAATTTGGAAAAGGAATAAAGTAA
- a CDS encoding glycoside hydrolase family 97 protein, producing MKKIIKIIIILMILLPDCLCAQTVKSPNGNVLVKFSLTEDGVPTYEMFYKRKTVIKPSHLGLELAKNKSASKGMNETSLIDGFTETSAHDSTFDETWKPVWGETSTIRNHYNEMAVNLYQKSSNRNIVIRFRVYDYGMGLRYEFPQQKDLNYFIIKEEHTQFAMTGDNMAYWIPGDYDTQEYETQISRLSQIRGLMKTAVTSNASQTTYSPTGVQTALQMKSNNGLYINIHEAACVNYPTMNLNLDDKNFIFESWLTPDAEGLKGYIQTPFNTPWRTVLVSDDARDMLSCKLILNLNEPCKLKDTSWIHPIKYCGVWWEMIVGAKTWNYTDDLPSVRLGVTDYSKCKPNNTHGANNAEVRKYIDFAAKNHLDEVLVEGWDEGWEDWFGHSKDDVFDFTTPYPDFDIKALNDYANDKGVKLMMHHETSASVRNYERHLDAAYNLMNKYNYDAVKSGYVGDIIPRGEHHYSQFINNHYLYCVKEASKHHIMVDAHEAVRPTGLCRTYPNMVANESARGTEYEAFGGNTPYHTVILPFTRLQGGPMDYTPGIIETKLSTWSKNQNYIHTTLVGQLALYMIMYSPLQMVADTPENYAKYDDALQFVRDVPLDWADSKYLEAEPAKYITVARKTKGTDNWFIGGKCDGDGHTAVVKLDFLDKGRKYNCTIYQDAPDADYEKNSEAYVITHRTLRKGDVLKIREARGGGFAISMLKE from the coding sequence ATGAAAAAGATAATAAAGATTATTATTATTCTTATGATTTTACTGCCTGATTGCCTATGTGCTCAGACAGTAAAATCACCGAATGGGAATGTATTGGTGAAATTTTCACTTACAGAAGATGGAGTCCCTACCTACGAGATGTTCTACAAGCGTAAGACTGTTATAAAGCCTAGTCATTTGGGGTTGGAACTAGCTAAGAATAAGAGTGCTTCCAAAGGAATGAATGAGACGAGTCTAATTGATGGCTTTACGGAAACGTCAGCTCATGATTCTACATTTGACGAAACTTGGAAACCCGTCTGGGGAGAGACGTCAACTATTCGCAACCATTATAATGAAATGGCAGTCAATCTCTATCAGAAATCAAGTAACCGAAATATCGTAATTCGTTTCCGTGTCTATGATTATGGGATGGGACTTCGGTATGAATTCCCACAGCAGAAGGATCTGAATTATTTTATTATTAAGGAAGAGCATACACAGTTTGCAATGACAGGTGATAATATGGCTTACTGGATACCTGGTGATTATGATACGCAGGAGTATGAAACACAGATATCCAGACTTTCCCAGATTCGTGGTCTGATGAAGACTGCTGTAACAAGTAATGCATCGCAGACTACATATTCTCCGACGGGTGTCCAGACAGCTTTGCAAATGAAGAGCAATAATGGATTATATATTAATATTCATGAAGCTGCATGCGTCAATTATCCGACGATGAACCTGAATCTTGATGATAAGAATTTTATCTTCGAGTCTTGGCTTACTCCAGATGCAGAAGGTCTGAAAGGATATATACAGACACCATTTAATACACCTTGGCGTACAGTGTTAGTAAGCGATGATGCCAGGGATATGCTATCATGTAAACTTATACTGAATTTGAATGAGCCATGCAAATTAAAAGATACGTCATGGATTCATCCCATTAAATACTGCGGTGTATGGTGGGAAATGATTGTGGGTGCTAAAACTTGGAATTACACGGATGATCTTCCGTCCGTCCGTTTAGGTGTTACGGACTATTCTAAATGTAAGCCAAATAACACACACGGGGCTAACAATGCTGAGGTTCGTAAATATATCGATTTTGCTGCTAAAAACCATTTAGACGAGGTGCTTGTCGAAGGCTGGGATGAAGGCTGGGAAGATTGGTTCGGACATAGTAAGGATGACGTATTCGACTTTACAACACCTTATCCGGATTTTGATATCAAGGCTTTAAATGATTATGCTAATGATAAGGGGGTGAAACTCATGATGCATCATGAGACAAGCGCCTCGGTAAGGAATTATGAGCGTCATCTGGATGCTGCCTACAATCTGATGAACAAATATAATTATGATGCTGTTAAGAGTGGTTATGTCGGGGATATTATTCCACGAGGTGAGCATCATTACAGCCAATTTATTAATAACCATTATTTGTATTGTGTCAAAGAAGCTTCCAAACACCATATTATGGTGGACGCTCACGAGGCTGTCCGCCCAACTGGGCTTTGTCGAACATATCCGAATATGGTGGCTAATGAGAGTGCACGTGGAACAGAGTACGAGGCTTTTGGTGGTAATACGCCTTACCATACTGTCATCCTTCCATTTACTCGTCTGCAAGGTGGACCTATGGACTATACTCCAGGAATTATTGAAACAAAGCTAAGTACATGGAGCAAAAATCAAAATTATATCCATACAACTCTTGTCGGTCAACTGGCTCTTTACATGATAATGTATAGTCCACTACAAATGGTAGCAGATACACCTGAAAATTATGCAAAGTATGATGATGCACTGCAATTTGTTCGTGACGTACCTTTAGACTGGGCCGATTCAAAATATCTGGAGGCTGAGCCTGCAAAATATATTACCGTTGCCCGTAAAACTAAAGGGACAGACAATTGGTTTATTGGCGGTAAGTGCGACGGAGATGGTCATACAGCAGTTGTGAAGCTGGATTTTCTAGACAAAGGACGAAAGTACAACTGTACTATCTACCAAGATGCGCCTGATGCTGATTACGAGAAAAATTCAGAAGCTTATGTGATCACTCACAGAACGTTAAGAAAGGGCGATGTGCTCAAGATACGCGAAGCTAGAGGAGGTGGTTTTGCCATTTCTATGTTAAAAGAATAA
- a CDS encoding endo-dextranase: MKMYPILMIIPLICQSCSSDNVAFDSSHIETLQPAVNISSELNLNLNTDKALYKPGETVTITASGKIPVGAKIRYRHGNDVVTSDNLAGNAWTWTAPSANYTGYLADVYTQNDDHTETVYGTIAIDVSTDWAKYPRYGFVATYDGSKTHSVIQDDMSFLNRCHINGIQFYDWHYKHQWPLGGTKGNLMDSYTDIANRTIYTSVIKDYISTQHAYGMKAMFYNLCYGALDDAKQDGVSEKWHLYDDAGHATMDKLSMPTGWKSDIYLMDAANENWQNYIADRNDDVYASLDFDGYHIDQVGDRGNVYDYYGSKLNLTDGFASFIKKMKTRQLNKSLVMNAVANFGSQQIAETGDVDFLYSELWSGESTFSDLLSIMKSNQSYNDSLAQVYAAYMNYNSSKSEFNTPGVLLTDAVMFAIGADHLELGDHMLGNEYFPNSKLNMSDVLKTAIIHYYDFFTAYENFLRDKGNQNYDEIYSGNSNVIINNWPPKLNTVTAYAKEVKGKEVIHLLNFVKANSLSWRDLDGSMPEPETITSLPLGVHASSVKKIWVASPDNYGGAPQELKFKQQGDYVTFTIPSLKYWTMVVIEK; encoded by the coding sequence ATGAAAATGTATCCTATATTAATGATTATTCCGCTGATATGTCAATCTTGTAGTAGTGACAATGTCGCGTTTGACAGTTCTCATATAGAGACGTTGCAACCGGCAGTCAATATCAGTTCTGAATTAAATTTAAATTTGAATACGGACAAAGCACTTTACAAACCTGGAGAGACAGTTACTATTACTGCTTCTGGTAAGATTCCGGTAGGAGCTAAGATCCGTTATCGTCATGGGAACGATGTTGTTACCAGTGATAACTTGGCTGGTAATGCATGGACATGGACAGCCCCATCCGCTAACTATACTGGTTATCTAGCTGATGTTTATACTCAAAATGACGATCATACAGAAACCGTCTATGGTACTATTGCTATCGATGTATCTACCGATTGGGCTAAATACCCCCGTTATGGTTTTGTGGCTACATACGATGGTAGTAAAACCCATTCTGTAATTCAGGATGACATGTCTTTTCTCAATCGTTGCCATATCAATGGTATCCAGTTTTATGATTGGCATTACAAACATCAATGGCCTTTAGGAGGAACAAAAGGAAACTTGATGGACAGTTATACAGATATAGCAAACCGTACTATTTATACTAGTGTTATCAAAGATTATATATCTACTCAGCATGCTTATGGTATGAAGGCTATGTTTTATAATCTATGCTATGGGGCCTTGGATGATGCAAAACAGGATGGTGTCAGTGAGAAGTGGCATCTTTATGATGATGCAGGACATGCCACGATGGATAAACTTTCTATGCCGACTGGATGGAAGAGTGACATCTATTTGATGGATGCTGCTAATGAAAACTGGCAGAATTATATAGCCGACCGTAATGATGATGTTTATGCTAGTCTGGATTTTGACGGTTATCATATTGACCAGGTTGGAGACAGGGGCAATGTCTATGATTATTATGGGAGTAAATTAAATCTTACTGATGGTTTCGCTTCTTTTATAAAAAAAATGAAGACTCGCCAATTAAATAAAAGTCTAGTGATGAATGCGGTTGCCAATTTTGGTTCTCAACAGATAGCAGAAACTGGTGATGTAGATTTCTTGTACTCTGAATTATGGAGTGGAGAGTCAACATTCAGTGATTTACTTTCCATTATGAAAAGCAATCAGTCATATAATGACAGCCTAGCTCAAGTTTATGCCGCTTATATGAATTATAACAGCAGTAAATCTGAATTTAACACTCCTGGTGTGCTGTTAACTGATGCTGTTATGTTTGCCATTGGAGCTGACCATCTTGAATTAGGCGATCACATGTTGGGGAATGAATATTTTCCAAACAGCAAGTTAAATATGAGTGACGTTTTAAAAACGGCAATCATTCATTATTATGATTTCTTTACAGCTTATGAAAATTTCCTTAGAGATAAAGGTAATCAGAATTATGATGAGATTTATAGTGGAAACAGTAATGTAATTATTAATAACTGGCCTCCAAAGCTAAATACAGTAACGGCGTATGCCAAAGAGGTTAAAGGTAAAGAAGTTATTCATCTTCTCAACTTTGTCAAAGCTAATAGTTTAAGTTGGCGCGACCTCGACGGTTCCATGCCAGAACCAGAGACAATAACATCCTTACCTTTGGGGGTACATGCTTCTTCGGTCAAGAAGATATGGGTTGCTTCTCCTGATAATTATGGTGGAGCTCCTCAAGAACTTAAATTTAAGCAGCAAGGAGATTATGTTACGTTTACTATTCCTTCCTTGAAATATTGGACAATGGTTGTCATCGAAAAATAA